Proteins encoded together in one Microcaecilia unicolor chromosome 3, aMicUni1.1, whole genome shotgun sequence window:
- the DAXX gene encoding death domain-associated protein 6 isoform X1, giving the protein MAKPEGSIIILDDDEDDEDKEMLEGSSPESCSNPTSSRSQQEVSPTSTPGAQTNGAGKQLGVTREGTSSLKMENQKLFAEFVEFCSQLTLEHPEVIPYLKGRQQKTSPKFLSSTEFRNVIGRCLTRVQNKKSKVYVYINELCTVFKAHSEKKKVALSTTPSAPLSAADPATEVDPAAEQPAEVTEKRQTGSRRQIRYLENLLKMYTAEIRRLQEKELDLEEMDDQDSTYIQENRLKRKMMRIFDKLCELKKCCSLTGRVIEQRIPYRGTRYPEVNRRVEKFINKPDNFPDYGDILKVIQKTSIRHGLGLAKKQMQSMAQDAFREVGNRLQERRHLDMIYNFGSHLTDEYKPGFDPALSDPILARRLRENRSMAVSSLTNVIKKYAEMQDENEEEERRKKRERTLRAAADSRELASRDQQSSTTSEDVRSPASERESELEEDEEEEEDSSDTDIEEELKNCQQASDAEEEEGETPEDEPMSEITEGDQQMDNQPLPFSSAGDDDIDDDDDDEDDDDEVEEEEEEEEEEGCLDNHSKDHEEDANCGDSQKEEARLETPKSQNEEAMEQRESSEDTRLETPELSGPLDSSETVMAHETEPESLPFPDSDSLKTESSTQEFVLDVEPLPLDSSESQSPKALSKAMSPGSLDPFTDSGCIEMALAATSTSPALSPRSQVVFPDPQLKSSASQDPADSGETSLAPADYQAAPPSHSMSPDHQAAFPCHINNSSVSLPPQMVSSGSQVSEKDTSIEKTSVSSCTRTEFPLDTNEDTSRMQEKMPQESAGESRASPAKLIESIAVASLDTLAVKVSSLAPERTPFSGGSREASPQILERHLLEEGTREAVPQIPERPLSAEGFRKTPPKVPERPLSVDGCRLYSGPEKSSMALCHKKRTLSRSCSPPASCKEASSSPLENGSPINTNLNGRPGSSVHQTCQPHKRLRREEDESYSYEQIQSIDSGEKAADLSLDVQVACESPAVLLDSSLHSPVSNSQHSSPRQKKLAKINAATQCDPEEIIVLSDSE; this is encoded by the exons ATGGCCAAACCAGAGGGTAGCATCATCATCCTAGATGACGATGAAGACGATGAAGACAAGGAGATGCTGGAAGGTAGCTCCCCTGAATCTTGTTCCAACCCTACTTCAAGTCGTTCTCAACAAGAAGTTTCACCCACCTCTACTCCTGGTGCTCAAACCAATGGTGCAGGGAAACAACTAGGGGTTACCAGAGAGGGCACCAGCTCCTTGAAAATGGAGAATCAGAAGCTTTTTGCAGAG TTTGTGGAGTTCTGTTCCCAGCTCACGCTAGAACATCCAGAGGTGATACCATATTTAAAAGGGCGACAGCAAAAAACCAGCCCCAAATTCCTGTCTTCCACGGAGTTTCGGAATGTGATTGGCCGCTGTCTGACCCGGGTTCAGAATAAGAAGAGCAAAGTGTACGTTTACATCAACGAGCTCTGTACCGTCTTTAAAGCTCActcggagaaaaaaaaagtagcgTTAAGCACCACCCCCTCTGCCCCCTTGAGTGCCGCAGATCCCGCAACCGAGGTGGATCCTGCTGCTGAACAGCCTGCAGAGGTCACTGAGAAGCGACAGACGGGTTCCAGGAGACAAATTCGGTATCTCGAGAACCTGCTGAAGATGTACACGGCCGAGATTCGGCGACTGCAGGAGAAGGAGCTGGACCTGGAGGAGATGGATGACCAGGACTCCACCTACATCCAGGAGAACCGCCTGAAAAGGAAAATGATGAGGATCTTCGACAAGCTGTGTGAGCTGAAGAAATGCTGCAGCCTGACCGGTCGCGTCATTGAGCAGCGGATACCCTACCGTGGCACCCGCTACCCCGAAGTCAACCGCCGCGTGGAGAAGTTCATCAACAAGCCTGACAACTTCCCGGACTATGGAGACATTCTGAAGGTCATTCAGAAAACCAGCATTCGCCATGGTTTGGGCCTTGCCAAGAAACAAATGCAAAGCATGGCGCAGGATGCCTTCCGGGAGGTGGGCAACCGGCTACAGGAGAGGCGGCACCTGGACATGATTTACAACTTTGGGAGCCACTTAACCGATGAGTATAaacctg GGTTTGACCCAGCGCTCTCTGACCCTATCCTTGCACGACGCCTCAGGGAAAACCGCAGCATGGCAGTGTCCAGCCTGACCAACGTGATCAAGAAGTACGCTGAGATGCAAGATGAGAATGAAGAGGAAGAacgaaggaagaaaagagagagaacttTAAGAGCAGCAGCTGACTCGAGAGAGCTGGCCAGTAGAGACCAG cagagCAGCACAACAAGTGAAGATGTGCGCTCCCCAGCATCTGAGAGGGAATCCGAGCTGGAAGAagatgaggaggaagaggaagattccTCAGATACAGACATAGAGGAAGAACTGAAGAACTGCCAGCAGGCGTCAGATGctgaggaggaagagggggagacaCCAG AGGATGAACCGATGTCAGAGATCACAGAAGGTGACCAACAGATGGACAATCAACCACTGCCTTTCTCTTCCGCTGGTGATGACGACATTGATGACGACGATGACGAtgaggatgatgatgatgaagtggaggaagaggaggaagaagaggaggaggaaggctgCCTAGACAACCATTCAAAAGATCATGAGGAAGACGCAAATTGCGGAGACAGTCAGAAGGAGGAAGCTAGGCTTGAGACCCCTAAATCTCAGAATGAGGAAGCCATGGAGCAGAGAGAAAGCAGTGAGGATACACGGCTTGAGACTCCAGAATTGTCTGGTCCATTAGATAGCAGCGAAACGGTCATGGCTCATGAAACTGAGCCCGAGAGCCTACCATTTCCTGACTCGGACAGCTTGAAGACTGAGAGCTCCACACAGGAGTTTGTTCTAGATGTTGAGCCACTGCCATTGGACTCCAGTGAATCACAGTCTCCAAAGGCTTTGTCTAAAGCAATGTCTCCGGGGTCACTTGATCCATTTACAGATTCAGGATGTATAGAAATGGCACTCGCAGCGACAAGCACATCTCCAGCATTATCGCCAAGGTCTCAGGTGGTATTTCCAGACCCTCAGTTGAAATCTTCAGCATCCCAAGACCCAGCTGATTCTGGAGAGACATCACTGGCACCAGCTGACTATCAGGCAGCTCCTCCATCTCACTCCATGTCTCCAGATCATCAGGCAGCCTTTCCATGCCACATTAATAACAGTTCAGTGAGTCTACCACCTCAGATGGTGTCTTCAGGGTCTCAGGTATCCGAGAAAGATACCAGCATAGAAAAGACATCTGTGTCTTCATGTACTAGAACAGAATTTCCTTTGGATACAAATGAGGATACCTCAAGGATGCAAGAGAAGATGCCCCAGGAATCAGCTGGAGAAAGCAGAGCAAGCCCTGCTAAGCTGATAGAGTCTATAGCTGTTGCTTCCCTTGATACCTTGGCAGTTAAGGTGTCTTCTCTGGCTCCAGAGAGAACTCCTTTTTCTGGAGGCTCCAGGGAGGCATCCCCCCAGATTCTAGAGAGACATTTACTTGAAGAAGGAACCAGGGAAGCAGTGCCCCAGATTCCAGAGAGACCGTTGTCTGCAGAGGGCTTCAGGAAGACGCCTCCTAAAGTCCCAGAAAGACCTCTGTCCGTCGATGGCTGTAGACTTTATTCTGGACCTGAAAAGTCCTCCATGGCATTATGTCACAAAAAGCGAACTCTGTCGCGATCATGCAGCCCTCCAGCGTCCTGCAAAGAAGCCAGCAGCTCCCCGTTAGAAAACGGAAGCCCTATTAACACAAATCTCAATGGACGTCCAGGGAGCTCTGTGCACCAAACCTGCCAGCCCCATAAACGGCTTAGAAGAGAGGAGGACGAATCATACAG CTACGAACAGATACAGAGCATCGACTCAGGGGAGAAAGCAGCTGATCTGTCTCTGGACGTACAGGTAGCTTGTGAGTCCCCTGCTGTCCTGCTGGACTCATCTCTACACAGCCCTGTGAGCAACTCTCAGCACAGTTCCCCGCGACAGAAGAAATTGGCAAAG atAAATGCAGCGACTCAGTGTGATCCAGAGGAAATCATTGTTCTCTCAGACTCTGAGTGA
- the DAXX gene encoding death domain-associated protein 6 isoform X2 has product MAKPEGSIIILDDDEDDEDKEMLEGSSPESCSNPTSSRSQQEVSPTSTPGAQTNGAGKQLGVTREGTSSLKMENQKLFAEFVEFCSQLTLEHPEVIPYLKGRQQKTSPKFLSSTEFRNVIGRCLTRVQNKKSKVYVYINELCTVFKAHSEKKKVALSTTPSAPLSAADPATEVDPAAEQPAEVTEKRQTGSRRQIRYLENLLKMYTAEIRRLQEKELDLEEMDDQDSTYIQENRLKRKMMRIFDKLCELKKCCSLTGRVIEQRIPYRGTRYPEVNRRVEKFINKPDNFPDYGDILKVIQKTSIRHGLGLAKKQMQSMAQDAFREVGNRLQERRHLDMIYNFGSHLTDEYKPGFDPALSDPILARRLRENRSMAVSSLTNVIKKYAEMQDENEEEERRKKRERTLRAAADSRELASRDQSSTTSEDVRSPASERESELEEDEEEEEDSSDTDIEEELKNCQQASDAEEEEGETPEDEPMSEITEGDQQMDNQPLPFSSAGDDDIDDDDDDEDDDDEVEEEEEEEEEEGCLDNHSKDHEEDANCGDSQKEEARLETPKSQNEEAMEQRESSEDTRLETPELSGPLDSSETVMAHETEPESLPFPDSDSLKTESSTQEFVLDVEPLPLDSSESQSPKALSKAMSPGSLDPFTDSGCIEMALAATSTSPALSPRSQVVFPDPQLKSSASQDPADSGETSLAPADYQAAPPSHSMSPDHQAAFPCHINNSSVSLPPQMVSSGSQVSEKDTSIEKTSVSSCTRTEFPLDTNEDTSRMQEKMPQESAGESRASPAKLIESIAVASLDTLAVKVSSLAPERTPFSGGSREASPQILERHLLEEGTREAVPQIPERPLSAEGFRKTPPKVPERPLSVDGCRLYSGPEKSSMALCHKKRTLSRSCSPPASCKEASSSPLENGSPINTNLNGRPGSSVHQTCQPHKRLRREEDESYSYEQIQSIDSGEKAADLSLDVQVACESPAVLLDSSLHSPVSNSQHSSPRQKKLAKINAATQCDPEEIIVLSDSE; this is encoded by the exons ATGGCCAAACCAGAGGGTAGCATCATCATCCTAGATGACGATGAAGACGATGAAGACAAGGAGATGCTGGAAGGTAGCTCCCCTGAATCTTGTTCCAACCCTACTTCAAGTCGTTCTCAACAAGAAGTTTCACCCACCTCTACTCCTGGTGCTCAAACCAATGGTGCAGGGAAACAACTAGGGGTTACCAGAGAGGGCACCAGCTCCTTGAAAATGGAGAATCAGAAGCTTTTTGCAGAG TTTGTGGAGTTCTGTTCCCAGCTCACGCTAGAACATCCAGAGGTGATACCATATTTAAAAGGGCGACAGCAAAAAACCAGCCCCAAATTCCTGTCTTCCACGGAGTTTCGGAATGTGATTGGCCGCTGTCTGACCCGGGTTCAGAATAAGAAGAGCAAAGTGTACGTTTACATCAACGAGCTCTGTACCGTCTTTAAAGCTCActcggagaaaaaaaaagtagcgTTAAGCACCACCCCCTCTGCCCCCTTGAGTGCCGCAGATCCCGCAACCGAGGTGGATCCTGCTGCTGAACAGCCTGCAGAGGTCACTGAGAAGCGACAGACGGGTTCCAGGAGACAAATTCGGTATCTCGAGAACCTGCTGAAGATGTACACGGCCGAGATTCGGCGACTGCAGGAGAAGGAGCTGGACCTGGAGGAGATGGATGACCAGGACTCCACCTACATCCAGGAGAACCGCCTGAAAAGGAAAATGATGAGGATCTTCGACAAGCTGTGTGAGCTGAAGAAATGCTGCAGCCTGACCGGTCGCGTCATTGAGCAGCGGATACCCTACCGTGGCACCCGCTACCCCGAAGTCAACCGCCGCGTGGAGAAGTTCATCAACAAGCCTGACAACTTCCCGGACTATGGAGACATTCTGAAGGTCATTCAGAAAACCAGCATTCGCCATGGTTTGGGCCTTGCCAAGAAACAAATGCAAAGCATGGCGCAGGATGCCTTCCGGGAGGTGGGCAACCGGCTACAGGAGAGGCGGCACCTGGACATGATTTACAACTTTGGGAGCCACTTAACCGATGAGTATAaacctg GGTTTGACCCAGCGCTCTCTGACCCTATCCTTGCACGACGCCTCAGGGAAAACCGCAGCATGGCAGTGTCCAGCCTGACCAACGTGATCAAGAAGTACGCTGAGATGCAAGATGAGAATGAAGAGGAAGAacgaaggaagaaaagagagagaacttTAAGAGCAGCAGCTGACTCGAGAGAGCTGGCCAGTAGAGACCAG agCAGCACAACAAGTGAAGATGTGCGCTCCCCAGCATCTGAGAGGGAATCCGAGCTGGAAGAagatgaggaggaagaggaagattccTCAGATACAGACATAGAGGAAGAACTGAAGAACTGCCAGCAGGCGTCAGATGctgaggaggaagagggggagacaCCAG AGGATGAACCGATGTCAGAGATCACAGAAGGTGACCAACAGATGGACAATCAACCACTGCCTTTCTCTTCCGCTGGTGATGACGACATTGATGACGACGATGACGAtgaggatgatgatgatgaagtggaggaagaggaggaagaagaggaggaggaaggctgCCTAGACAACCATTCAAAAGATCATGAGGAAGACGCAAATTGCGGAGACAGTCAGAAGGAGGAAGCTAGGCTTGAGACCCCTAAATCTCAGAATGAGGAAGCCATGGAGCAGAGAGAAAGCAGTGAGGATACACGGCTTGAGACTCCAGAATTGTCTGGTCCATTAGATAGCAGCGAAACGGTCATGGCTCATGAAACTGAGCCCGAGAGCCTACCATTTCCTGACTCGGACAGCTTGAAGACTGAGAGCTCCACACAGGAGTTTGTTCTAGATGTTGAGCCACTGCCATTGGACTCCAGTGAATCACAGTCTCCAAAGGCTTTGTCTAAAGCAATGTCTCCGGGGTCACTTGATCCATTTACAGATTCAGGATGTATAGAAATGGCACTCGCAGCGACAAGCACATCTCCAGCATTATCGCCAAGGTCTCAGGTGGTATTTCCAGACCCTCAGTTGAAATCTTCAGCATCCCAAGACCCAGCTGATTCTGGAGAGACATCACTGGCACCAGCTGACTATCAGGCAGCTCCTCCATCTCACTCCATGTCTCCAGATCATCAGGCAGCCTTTCCATGCCACATTAATAACAGTTCAGTGAGTCTACCACCTCAGATGGTGTCTTCAGGGTCTCAGGTATCCGAGAAAGATACCAGCATAGAAAAGACATCTGTGTCTTCATGTACTAGAACAGAATTTCCTTTGGATACAAATGAGGATACCTCAAGGATGCAAGAGAAGATGCCCCAGGAATCAGCTGGAGAAAGCAGAGCAAGCCCTGCTAAGCTGATAGAGTCTATAGCTGTTGCTTCCCTTGATACCTTGGCAGTTAAGGTGTCTTCTCTGGCTCCAGAGAGAACTCCTTTTTCTGGAGGCTCCAGGGAGGCATCCCCCCAGATTCTAGAGAGACATTTACTTGAAGAAGGAACCAGGGAAGCAGTGCCCCAGATTCCAGAGAGACCGTTGTCTGCAGAGGGCTTCAGGAAGACGCCTCCTAAAGTCCCAGAAAGACCTCTGTCCGTCGATGGCTGTAGACTTTATTCTGGACCTGAAAAGTCCTCCATGGCATTATGTCACAAAAAGCGAACTCTGTCGCGATCATGCAGCCCTCCAGCGTCCTGCAAAGAAGCCAGCAGCTCCCCGTTAGAAAACGGAAGCCCTATTAACACAAATCTCAATGGACGTCCAGGGAGCTCTGTGCACCAAACCTGCCAGCCCCATAAACGGCTTAGAAGAGAGGAGGACGAATCATACAG CTACGAACAGATACAGAGCATCGACTCAGGGGAGAAAGCAGCTGATCTGTCTCTGGACGTACAGGTAGCTTGTGAGTCCCCTGCTGTCCTGCTGGACTCATCTCTACACAGCCCTGTGAGCAACTCTCAGCACAGTTCCCCGCGACAGAAGAAATTGGCAAAG atAAATGCAGCGACTCAGTGTGATCCAGAGGAAATCATTGTTCTCTCAGACTCTGAGTGA
- the DAXX gene encoding death domain-associated protein 6 isoform X3, with product MAKPEGSIIILDDDEDDEDKEMLEGSSPESCSNPTSSRSQQEVSPTSTPGAQTNGAGKQLGVTREGTSSLKMENQKLFAEFVEFCSQLTLEHPEVIPYLKGRQQKTSPKFLSSTEFRNVIGRCLTRVQNKKSKVYVYINELCTVFKAHSEKKKVALSTTPSAPLSAADPATEVDPAAEQPAEVTEKRQTGSRRQIRYLENLLKMYTAEIRRLQEKELDLEEMDDQDSTYIQENRLKRKMMRIFDKLCELKKCCSLTGRVIEQRIPYRGTRYPEVNRRVEKFINKPDNFPDYGDILKVIQKTSIRHGLGLAKKQMQSMAQDAFREVGNRLQERRHLDMIYNFGSHLTDEYKPGFDPALSDPILARRLRENRSMAVSSLTNVIKKYAEMQDENEEEERRKKRERTLRAAADSRELASRDQQSSTTSEDVRSPASERESELEEDEEEEEDSSDTDIEEELKNCQQASDAEEEEGETPEDEPMSEITEGDQQMDNQPLPFSSAGDDDIDDDDDDEDDDDEVEEEEEEEEEEGCLDNHSKDHEEDANCGDSQKEEARLETPKSQNEEAMEQRESSEDTRLETPELSGPLDSSETVMAHETEPESLPFPDSDSLKTESSTQEFVLDVEPLPLDSSESQSPKALSKAMSPGSLDPFTDSGCIEMALAATSTSPALSPRSQVVFPDPQLKSSASQDPADSGETSLAPADYQAAPPSHSMSPDHQAAFPCHINNSSVSLPPQMVSSGSQVSEKDTSIEKTSVSSCTRTEFPLDTNEDTSRMQEKMPQESAGESRASPAKLIESIAVASLDTLAVKVSSLAPERTPFSGGSREASPQILERHLLEEGTREAVPQIPERPLSAEGFRKTPPKVPERPLSVDGCRLYSGPEKSSMALCHKKRTLSRSCSPPASCKEASSSPLENGSPINTNLNGRPGSSVHQTCQPHKRLRREEDESYR from the exons ATGGCCAAACCAGAGGGTAGCATCATCATCCTAGATGACGATGAAGACGATGAAGACAAGGAGATGCTGGAAGGTAGCTCCCCTGAATCTTGTTCCAACCCTACTTCAAGTCGTTCTCAACAAGAAGTTTCACCCACCTCTACTCCTGGTGCTCAAACCAATGGTGCAGGGAAACAACTAGGGGTTACCAGAGAGGGCACCAGCTCCTTGAAAATGGAGAATCAGAAGCTTTTTGCAGAG TTTGTGGAGTTCTGTTCCCAGCTCACGCTAGAACATCCAGAGGTGATACCATATTTAAAAGGGCGACAGCAAAAAACCAGCCCCAAATTCCTGTCTTCCACGGAGTTTCGGAATGTGATTGGCCGCTGTCTGACCCGGGTTCAGAATAAGAAGAGCAAAGTGTACGTTTACATCAACGAGCTCTGTACCGTCTTTAAAGCTCActcggagaaaaaaaaagtagcgTTAAGCACCACCCCCTCTGCCCCCTTGAGTGCCGCAGATCCCGCAACCGAGGTGGATCCTGCTGCTGAACAGCCTGCAGAGGTCACTGAGAAGCGACAGACGGGTTCCAGGAGACAAATTCGGTATCTCGAGAACCTGCTGAAGATGTACACGGCCGAGATTCGGCGACTGCAGGAGAAGGAGCTGGACCTGGAGGAGATGGATGACCAGGACTCCACCTACATCCAGGAGAACCGCCTGAAAAGGAAAATGATGAGGATCTTCGACAAGCTGTGTGAGCTGAAGAAATGCTGCAGCCTGACCGGTCGCGTCATTGAGCAGCGGATACCCTACCGTGGCACCCGCTACCCCGAAGTCAACCGCCGCGTGGAGAAGTTCATCAACAAGCCTGACAACTTCCCGGACTATGGAGACATTCTGAAGGTCATTCAGAAAACCAGCATTCGCCATGGTTTGGGCCTTGCCAAGAAACAAATGCAAAGCATGGCGCAGGATGCCTTCCGGGAGGTGGGCAACCGGCTACAGGAGAGGCGGCACCTGGACATGATTTACAACTTTGGGAGCCACTTAACCGATGAGTATAaacctg GGTTTGACCCAGCGCTCTCTGACCCTATCCTTGCACGACGCCTCAGGGAAAACCGCAGCATGGCAGTGTCCAGCCTGACCAACGTGATCAAGAAGTACGCTGAGATGCAAGATGAGAATGAAGAGGAAGAacgaaggaagaaaagagagagaacttTAAGAGCAGCAGCTGACTCGAGAGAGCTGGCCAGTAGAGACCAG cagagCAGCACAACAAGTGAAGATGTGCGCTCCCCAGCATCTGAGAGGGAATCCGAGCTGGAAGAagatgaggaggaagaggaagattccTCAGATACAGACATAGAGGAAGAACTGAAGAACTGCCAGCAGGCGTCAGATGctgaggaggaagagggggagacaCCAG AGGATGAACCGATGTCAGAGATCACAGAAGGTGACCAACAGATGGACAATCAACCACTGCCTTTCTCTTCCGCTGGTGATGACGACATTGATGACGACGATGACGAtgaggatgatgatgatgaagtggaggaagaggaggaagaagaggaggaggaaggctgCCTAGACAACCATTCAAAAGATCATGAGGAAGACGCAAATTGCGGAGACAGTCAGAAGGAGGAAGCTAGGCTTGAGACCCCTAAATCTCAGAATGAGGAAGCCATGGAGCAGAGAGAAAGCAGTGAGGATACACGGCTTGAGACTCCAGAATTGTCTGGTCCATTAGATAGCAGCGAAACGGTCATGGCTCATGAAACTGAGCCCGAGAGCCTACCATTTCCTGACTCGGACAGCTTGAAGACTGAGAGCTCCACACAGGAGTTTGTTCTAGATGTTGAGCCACTGCCATTGGACTCCAGTGAATCACAGTCTCCAAAGGCTTTGTCTAAAGCAATGTCTCCGGGGTCACTTGATCCATTTACAGATTCAGGATGTATAGAAATGGCACTCGCAGCGACAAGCACATCTCCAGCATTATCGCCAAGGTCTCAGGTGGTATTTCCAGACCCTCAGTTGAAATCTTCAGCATCCCAAGACCCAGCTGATTCTGGAGAGACATCACTGGCACCAGCTGACTATCAGGCAGCTCCTCCATCTCACTCCATGTCTCCAGATCATCAGGCAGCCTTTCCATGCCACATTAATAACAGTTCAGTGAGTCTACCACCTCAGATGGTGTCTTCAGGGTCTCAGGTATCCGAGAAAGATACCAGCATAGAAAAGACATCTGTGTCTTCATGTACTAGAACAGAATTTCCTTTGGATACAAATGAGGATACCTCAAGGATGCAAGAGAAGATGCCCCAGGAATCAGCTGGAGAAAGCAGAGCAAGCCCTGCTAAGCTGATAGAGTCTATAGCTGTTGCTTCCCTTGATACCTTGGCAGTTAAGGTGTCTTCTCTGGCTCCAGAGAGAACTCCTTTTTCTGGAGGCTCCAGGGAGGCATCCCCCCAGATTCTAGAGAGACATTTACTTGAAGAAGGAACCAGGGAAGCAGTGCCCCAGATTCCAGAGAGACCGTTGTCTGCAGAGGGCTTCAGGAAGACGCCTCCTAAAGTCCCAGAAAGACCTCTGTCCGTCGATGGCTGTAGACTTTATTCTGGACCTGAAAAGTCCTCCATGGCATTATGTCACAAAAAGCGAACTCTGTCGCGATCATGCAGCCCTCCAGCGTCCTGCAAAGAAGCCAGCAGCTCCCCGTTAGAAAACGGAAGCCCTATTAACACAAATCTCAATGGACGTCCAGGGAGCTCTGTGCACCAAACCTGCCAGCCCCATAAACGGCTTAGAAGAGAGGAGGACGAATCATACAG atAA